One genomic segment of bacterium includes these proteins:
- the purH gene encoding bifunctional phosphoribosylaminoimidazolecarboxamide formyltransferase/IMP cyclohydrolase, with protein sequence MRYALISVSDKSRLLEFARELNTLGFKIIASLGTQKILKEGGIESISVAEITGTPEILSGRVKTMHPKILGGILADRSNKTHLNELKELSIPPIDIVICNLYPFETAPGIENIDIGGVSLLRAAAKNYKWVTAVTNPNQYNRVIAELKANGEISENTRLEFAKKVFRLTSVFDSQVASFIGDTGINLTYEKVTDLRYGENPHQTASLYKTGGFGSPDPNSLISVVNARQIQGKELSFNNIYDLNTALLIIKSFPSPCACILKHANPCGVGISEGVLDAYKKAYATDPVSSFGGIVGVNREVTAELANEITNTFIEAMIAPSYTDEAKEIVKKKKNMRVLQLPLNGKLSQKSLRWIEGGLLLQDNDVLPDNEADWEVVTKREPTPAELSASKFAFKVVRFIKSNAICIATQDRTVGIGAGQPNRIGALEIALSNMKRFNLSSEETALASDGFFPFRDSIDLAHKAGIKCIIQPGGSIRDNEVINACDEYRIAMIFTHRRHFTH encoded by the coding sequence GTGAGATACGCACTTATTAGTGTATCAGATAAGAGTAGACTATTAGAATTTGCAAGAGAACTGAATACACTTGGATTCAAAATTATTGCAAGTTTAGGGACACAAAAAATATTGAAAGAGGGTGGAATAGAATCAATAAGTGTTGCAGAGATTACTGGGACACCTGAAATTCTATCTGGTAGAGTAAAGACTATGCATCCGAAGATACTTGGTGGCATTCTTGCTGATAGAAGTAATAAAACACATCTTAACGAGCTCAAAGAGCTTAGCATCCCACCTATAGATATAGTCATTTGCAACCTATACCCATTTGAGACTGCCCCAGGAATTGAAAACATTGATATCGGTGGCGTTAGCCTCCTGAGGGCAGCTGCCAAGAATTACAAGTGGGTAACTGCTGTAACTAATCCAAATCAATATAATAGAGTAATTGCAGAACTTAAAGCTAACGGTGAAATATCTGAGAATACAAGACTTGAATTTGCTAAAAAAGTATTTAGGTTGACATCTGTATTTGACTCACAAGTAGCATCATTTATTGGAGATACAGGAATAAATTTGACTTATGAAAAGGTAACTGATTTAAGGTATGGCGAAAATCCACACCAGACTGCCTCTCTTTATAAAACGGGTGGGTTTGGGTCTCCAGACCCAAACAGCCTAATTTCAGTAGTTAATGCAAGACAAATACAAGGTAAGGAACTATCTTTTAACAATATTTACGATTTAAACACTGCATTATTAATTATAAAGAGCTTCCCATCTCCTTGTGCTTGTATACTAAAACATGCAAACCCGTGTGGTGTAGGGATAAGTGAAGGTGTGCTTGATGCATACAAAAAGGCATATGCTACTGACCCGGTATCAAGTTTTGGTGGAATAGTGGGAGTGAATCGTGAAGTCACAGCTGAGCTTGCTAATGAGATTACGAATACATTTATTGAAGCCATGATTGCACCATCATATACAGATGAAGCTAAAGAAATAGTAAAAAAGAAAAAGAATATGAGGGTTCTGCAACTACCACTTAATGGTAAACTTTCACAAAAATCACTTAGGTGGATAGAGGGTGGTCTCCTATTACAGGATAATGATGTATTACCAGATAATGAGGCTGATTGGGAAGTTGTCACAAAAAGGGAGCCAACGCCAGCCGAATTAAGTGCATCTAAATTTGCATTTAAGGTGGTGCGTTTTATAAAATCAAATGCTATATGTATTGCAACACAAGACCGTACTGTAGGTATAGGGGCAGGTCAACCAAATAGGATAGGTGCACTTGAGATTGCGCTCTCAAATATGAAAAGATTTAACCTGAGCTCTGAAGAGACTGCGTTAGCATCAGATGGCTTCTTCCCATTTAGGGACTCAATAGACCTTGCACATAAGGCAGGTATAAAATGTATAATACAACCGGGTGGCTCTATTAGGGATAATGAAGTAATAAATGCATGCGATGAGTATCGTATTGCAATGATATTTACACATCGTAGACATTTCACTCACTAA
- the rpsO gene encoding 30S ribosomal protein S15, translating to MEKEKIIKKFAIHPKDTGSPEVQVALISNRIDNLSNHLKVHKKDKHSRRGLIMMVSQRRKLLKYLLSKSPVRYQKLVDALKIRG from the coding sequence ATGGAGAAGGAGAAGATTATAAAGAAATTTGCTATTCATCCTAAAGATACAGGCTCGCCAGAAGTACAGGTCGCTCTGATTAGCAATCGGATAGATAATTTAAGCAACCATCTAAAAGTCCATAAGAAGGACAAACACTCAAGGAGAGGGCTTATTATGATGGTAAGTCAAAGAAGGAAATTACTTAAGTACTTGTTAAGCAAGAGCCCTGTGAGGTATCAGAAACTGGTAGACGCGCTCAAAATAAGGGGTTAG
- a CDS encoding polyribonucleotide nucleotidyltransferase yields MELTIGSKALSVETDKLAAAADGSCIIRYGDTIVLVTVCRDTREPKVYSDFIPLTCDYLERRYAAGRIPGGFFKREGRPTEKEVLTSRLIDRPIRPLLPKELRTPVQIIGTVLSADQENDGDILSMIGASVALRLSSIPFPDPIGVVRIGLIGDNFIVNPTIPELENSDLNLIGAGTADGITMIEAGCRELYEDTIIKALEIALPELNKIIELQNEIKEVTKNFIIDVDRDKERQTELRNLIRDKWAAKIEGALKIRERAMRREKLREILATIISELKENYDEHELIEEFERVQNDYLRGQIIQNKLRIDGRSPLDLRPISCEVGLLPRAHGSALFTRGETQSLCAITLGTVMDEQKIDELIGESYKSFMVHYNFPPFSVGEVERLKPPGRREIGHGALAERALEPVIPSAEDFPYTIRIVSDILSSNGSSSMATVCGSSLALMDAGIPIKEHVAGVALGLVEDVILVDISGEEDHFGDMDLKVAGTRKGITAIQLDVKTKGLKLDTIKEALKIGKEARFSILDKMGSTIPKPKKEVSVYAPKLSAIWIPKEKIGRVIGPGGKIIREIIEKTGAKIDISDDGKVSIASDSWQTTQTAQKIIEGIVEDIEVGRSYIGKVKQILPFGVIVELFPGKEGMIHISQLANYRVKRTEDEVKVGEEVPCKVIGIDEQGKIQLSRKALLH; encoded by the coding sequence ATGGAACTCACAATAGGAAGTAAAGCTCTCTCTGTTGAGACAGATAAATTAGCAGCTGCTGCCGATGGTTCTTGTATTATTAGATATGGTGACACAATTGTACTTGTCACAGTTTGTAGAGATACAAGAGAGCCTAAAGTCTATTCCGATTTTATCCCATTAACCTGTGATTATTTAGAACGCCGCTACGCTGCCGGTAGGATACCGGGTGGCTTTTTTAAAAGAGAAGGAAGGCCAACAGAAAAAGAAGTGCTCACCTCAAGGCTTATAGACCGTCCGATAAGACCATTACTTCCTAAAGAATTGAGAACCCCTGTCCAGATAATTGGGACAGTCCTTTCAGCAGACCAAGAAAATGATGGTGACATATTATCTATGATTGGTGCCTCAGTTGCATTAAGATTATCAAGTATCCCATTCCCAGACCCTATAGGAGTTGTGAGGATAGGGTTAATTGGAGATAATTTTATAGTAAATCCGACAATACCAGAACTTGAGAACTCTGACCTCAACCTTATAGGAGCAGGGACAGCAGATGGGATAACTATGATAGAGGCAGGGTGCCGTGAACTCTATGAGGATACTATCATCAAGGCACTTGAAATTGCACTCCCTGAACTCAATAAAATTATAGAATTACAAAATGAAATAAAAGAAGTAACTAAAAATTTTATCATTGATGTAGACAGAGATAAGGAAAGACAAACTGAATTAAGAAATTTAATTCGTGACAAATGGGCTGCAAAGATTGAGGGTGCACTTAAAATTAGAGAAAGGGCTATGAGACGTGAAAAGCTACGCGAAATTTTGGCTACAATAATTTCAGAGCTTAAAGAAAATTACGATGAGCATGAGCTTATAGAGGAATTTGAGAGAGTACAAAATGATTATCTTAGAGGTCAAATTATACAAAATAAACTTCGTATTGATGGACGCAGTCCACTTGATTTGAGGCCTATCTCATGTGAAGTTGGTCTTCTTCCGAGGGCTCATGGGTCAGCTTTGTTTACAAGGGGGGAGACTCAATCACTTTGTGCTATCACTCTTGGGACTGTTATGGATGAGCAAAAGATAGACGAGCTTATAGGTGAGTCATACAAAAGTTTTATGGTCCACTATAATTTTCCGCCCTTCTCTGTTGGCGAAGTTGAGAGGCTGAAACCTCCAGGCAGGCGTGAAATAGGACATGGAGCACTTGCAGAGAGGGCACTTGAGCCTGTAATTCCATCAGCTGAGGATTTTCCTTACACTATTAGAATTGTGTCTGATATACTATCTTCTAATGGCTCATCCTCAATGGCGACTGTTTGTGGTAGCTCACTCGCCCTTATGGATGCTGGAATTCCAATAAAAGAGCATGTTGCAGGTGTAGCACTTGGACTTGTAGAAGATGTAATACTTGTGGATATATCTGGAGAAGAGGACCACTTTGGAGATATGGACTTAAAAGTTGCCGGCACTCGCAAAGGGATAACTGCAATACAACTTGATGTCAAAACCAAAGGACTTAAACTTGATACCATTAAGGAAGCATTAAAAATTGGAAAAGAGGCTAGATTTTCTATACTTGATAAAATGGGTTCTACAATTCCTAAGCCTAAGAAAGAAGTTTCTGTATATGCACCTAAACTGAGTGCTATTTGGATACCTAAAGAGAAGATAGGCCGGGTAATAGGACCTGGTGGCAAGATTATAAGAGAGATAATAGAGAAGACAGGTGCTAAAATAGACATATCAGATGATGGCAAAGTTTCAATAGCTTCAGATTCATGGCAAACAACACAAACTGCTCAAAAAATAATTGAAGGCATAGTTGAGGATATTGAAGTTGGCAGGTCTTACATTGGCAAAGTTAAGCAGATATTACCTTTTGGTGTAATAGTAGAACTCTTTCCCGGTAAAGAAGGGATGATTCACATTTCACAGCTCGCCAACTATAGGGTAAAGAGAACTGAAGACGAGGTAAAAGTAGGTGAAGAGGTTCCGTGTAAAGTGATAGGTATTGATGAGCAAGGCAAGATACAGCTATCAAGGAAAGCTTTACTCCACTAA
- a CDS encoding retropepsin-like aspartic protease, whose amino-acid sequence MGIIKKRLLVSGSIGKRESEVLFDTGASACFVREDIAKGITQILPLSNPLTFLLGNGTVLKAKLTTTLQVNIKGHPLAHMFLVVQKLPYEVIIGTDFLQRWKIKLDPATEEFIIDEKALEIVLVSLSSL is encoded by the coding sequence ATGGGAATTATTAAGAAAAGACTACTGGTTTCTGGCAGTATAGGAAAAAGAGAGAGCGAAGTTTTATTTGATACTGGAGCTTCAGCCTGTTTTGTGAGGGAAGATATAGCAAAAGGAATTACACAAATCCTTCCACTTTCTAACCCACTAACTTTTTTACTTGGCAACGGAACTGTTCTAAAGGCAAAGCTTACAACCACTTTACAGGTTAATATAAAAGGGCATCCCCTTGCTCATATGTTTCTGGTAGTTCAAAAGTTACCATATGAAGTGATTATAGGGACTGATTTCCTCCAGAGATGGAAGATAAAGCTTGACCCAGCTACAGAAGAATTTATCATTGACGAGAAAGCACTTGAAATAGTGCTTGTATCTCTTTCGTCATTGTGA